From a region of the [Eubacterium] eligens ATCC 27750 genome:
- a CDS encoding lysophospholipid acyltransferase family protein produces MRKKNAFINVTASMGRGLLYAYLYIMFRPKICYQSRKAKEEIEKGGIIFIGNHVGHNDGQMFYMLFKNSVLIIAKDWADKKILKWITSGGKFISVDRFGTDITWIRGASEHLRAGDNMIIFPEGHTSKTGVMDEFKPGFAMLAVMSGAKIVPVYNDGEYHKLFGKRLKLYVGEPMELTKEGKGLNAEYLAGECARFREAVEQLGR; encoded by the coding sequence ATGAGAAAGAAAAATGCATTTATTAATGTAACAGCCAGTATGGGGAGAGGTCTTTTATACGCTTACCTGTATATTATGTTCAGACCTAAGATATGTTATCAGAGCAGAAAAGCTAAAGAGGAAATTGAAAAAGGCGGAATCATATTTATTGGCAATCATGTAGGACATAATGATGGACAGATGTTTTATATGCTGTTTAAGAACAGTGTACTTATAATAGCCAAAGACTGGGCTGATAAGAAGATTCTAAAGTGGATTACAAGCGGTGGTAAGTTTATTTCTGTAGACCGCTTTGGAACAGACATTACATGGATAAGAGGAGCATCGGAGCATCTTCGTGCAGGAGATAATATGATAATTTTCCCAGAAGGACATACTTCTAAGACAGGGGTTATGGATGAATTCAAGCCGGGCTTTGCAATGCTGGCAGTTATGTCAGGTGCAAAAATTGTTCCGGTATATAATGACGGAGAATATCATAAGCTGTTTGGGAAGAGACTTAAGCTGTATGTTGGCGAGCCGATGGAACTTACTAAAGAGGGAAAAGGGCTTAATGCAGAGTATCTCGCAGGGGAGTGTGCGAGGTTCCGGGAGGCTGTGGAGCAGCTCGGAAGGTAG
- a CDS encoding TetR/AcrR family transcriptional regulator, with the protein MAKSEEISFTSAHEIKADRRILKTKKAIYEALVELMQKKKLNSITVTELAAQADINRKTFYTYYSTVNDVLDEGINELITSLKDLLCAMSEDYNMFSPQTLFAFLNTIMSDADIARDLFASDNGSLLFNRLQKALQETLLKELVEKDIKMNVPSEQYPLISSFVAGGMVSAYYEWITNPDGITLDEMARTLTTLIISGVHAFA; encoded by the coding sequence ATGGCAAAATCTGAAGAAATCAGTTTTACTTCTGCACATGAAATTAAAGCTGACCGCAGAATTCTAAAAACTAAAAAAGCGATTTACGAAGCACTTGTTGAACTTATGCAGAAGAAAAAGCTAAATTCAATAACAGTTACTGAGCTTGCTGCACAGGCTGACATTAACAGAAAAACATTTTACACATATTACTCAACTGTCAATGATGTTCTTGATGAAGGAATTAATGAACTTATAACATCTCTTAAAGATCTTTTGTGTGCTATGTCTGAGGATTATAATATGTTCTCACCTCAGACTTTATTTGCATTTCTTAATACAATTATGTCTGATGCAGATATTGCAAGAGACCTTTTTGCTTCGGACAACGGAAGCCTGCTTTTTAACAGGCTTCAGAAAGCATTGCAGGAAACTCTTCTCAAAGAGCTGGTAGAAAAGGATATTAAGATGAATGTTCCTTCTGAACAATATCCTCTGATTTCTAGCTTTGTCGCTGGCGGAATGGTTTCCGCGTATTATGAATGGATAACCAATCCTGACGGTATTACTCTTGATGAAATGGCACGCACACTTACAACGCTTATTATTTCTGGCGTTCACGCATTTGCATAA
- a CDS encoding methyl-accepting chemotaxis protein, whose amino-acid sequence MGKMHTKAERTEKVEEIKAENRKKVKEIRAKKKELDAEVKKKARQVAADRKKRRAGITFRLFMLAIVPVIVMVLGLITTTVFSLKSGLEEEAMDGLELLSGAVQSSYEDIKGNYEYKNGRLFKGGEELTIKPAALDIYVKNSKNDVQVTLTYGTKRVLTTLTDKKGARLTGTDISSEVWDVVKTGKTYRDTNYKVDGKRYCAVYVPLKDNNQVVGCVFAGQPTSDITNYIMQKVGTMLIVSAVVLILVGIVATFIAQSISKSIKRASVSVTKVAGGDLTVEVDKTVLKRKDEIGDMGRALETLIIKLREIVGSLAKSATDLGESGNSIDSMASQSSVAAGEISTAVEEISKGAVSQAEDIETATNEIMTMGEQITQIVNNIADLTKTSKNMEEAENASQDTMIELSDAVQRTTDAVARIAKQIETTNESVDKIGNAASLIADIASQTSLLSLNASIESARAGEAGKGFAVVASEIQKLSSQSDSTASKIQEIITDLQNDSKETLEVMRSTEVLVREQYEKLAATKERFKEVGNGINVSKRGTDVIKGNAEVCDSSRVTVVDVISNLSAISEENAASTQQTTSSMQELNATINILAETAAKVKEVSDQLNEDMKYFKM is encoded by the coding sequence ATGGGGAAAATGCATACTAAGGCCGAAAGAACTGAAAAAGTTGAAGAGATTAAGGCTGAGAATAGGAAGAAGGTAAAAGAGATCAGGGCAAAGAAGAAAGAGCTTGATGCTGAGGTTAAGAAGAAAGCCAGACAGGTTGCCGCTGATAGAAAGAAGAGAAGAGCGGGTATTACATTCAGACTGTTTATGCTTGCTATTGTACCGGTAATTGTTATGGTACTGGGGCTTATTACAACTACAGTATTCAGTCTTAAGTCAGGACTGGAAGAAGAGGCCATGGATGGACTAGAACTGTTAAGTGGGGCAGTACAGAGTTCTTATGAGGATATTAAAGGCAACTATGAATATAAGAACGGTAGATTATTCAAGGGTGGCGAAGAATTGACTATTAAACCGGCTGCACTTGATATATATGTCAAGAACTCCAAGAATGATGTCCAGGTTACACTTACATATGGAACCAAGAGAGTTCTTACAACGCTTACTGATAAAAAGGGAGCAAGATTAACGGGAACAGATATATCAAGTGAAGTGTGGGATGTAGTTAAGACGGGAAAGACATATAGAGATACTAATTATAAGGTAGATGGAAAGAGATACTGTGCAGTATATGTGCCACTAAAGGATAATAACCAGGTTGTAGGATGTGTATTTGCAGGACAGCCTACATCAGATATTACAAACTATATAATGCAGAAGGTTGGAACAATGCTTATAGTTTCTGCAGTAGTACTTATATTAGTAGGAATTGTGGCAACATTTATAGCACAGAGTATTTCAAAGTCGATTAAGAGAGCAAGTGTATCTGTAACGAAAGTTGCCGGAGGAGATCTTACAGTAGAGGTCGATAAGACTGTACTTAAGAGAAAGGATGAAATCGGAGACATGGGCAGAGCCCTTGAAACTCTTATAATTAAGTTAAGAGAAATTGTTGGAAGTCTTGCAAAGTCTGCAACAGATCTTGGTGAGTCAGGTAATTCAATTGACTCTATGGCTTCACAGTCAAGTGTTGCTGCAGGAGAAATCAGTACAGCAGTAGAGGAGATATCTAAGGGTGCAGTATCACAGGCAGAAGATATTGAGACAGCAACTAATGAAATTATGACAATGGGTGAACAGATTACTCAGATAGTTAATAATATTGCTGACCTTACAAAGACATCTAAGAACATGGAAGAAGCCGAAAATGCTTCACAGGATACAATGATTGAATTAAGTGATGCAGTACAGAGAACTACTGATGCAGTTGCAAGAATTGCAAAACAGATAGAGACAACTAATGAATCGGTAGATAAGATTGGCAATGCTGCTTCACTTATTGCAGATATTGCAAGCCAGACAAGCCTGTTATCACTGAATGCTTCTATTGAATCAGCAAGAGCAGGAGAAGCAGGAAAAGGATTTGCAGTTGTTGCATCAGAGATTCAGAAGCTTTCATCACAATCTGACAGCACAGCAAGTAAGATTCAGGAGATTATTACAGATCTCCAGAATGATTCGAAAGAAACACTTGAGGTTATGAGAAGTACAGAAGTTCTTGTAAGAGAGCAGTATGAAAAGCTTGCAGCAACTAAGGAAAGATTTAAGGAAGTTGGTAATGGCATTAATGTTTCAAAGCGTGGAACAGATGTTATTAAAGGCAATGCCGAAGTATGCGACAGCTCAAGAGTTACCGTTGTTGATGTAATATCTAATCTATCTGCTATATCAGAAGAGAATGCTGCTTCAACACAGCAGACAACATCTTCTATGCAGGAGCTTAATGCAACTATTAATATTCTTGCAGAAACAGCGGCTAAGGTTAAGGAAGTATCAGACCAGCTTAATGAAGATATGAAGTATTTTAAGATGTAA
- a CDS encoding DUF5662 family protein: MTLKKLLHNFNGHLHTVNSHRRLVRKYCFKLGLYRQGMMHDLSKYSPSEFIPGVKYYQDGHRSPNNAQREDEGVSKAWLHHKGRNKHHFEYWIDYDVDGNSTILAGMKMPVKYVAEMFCDRVAASRIYNKDKYKDSDPLDYYIKGLGHYIMHPETDELLHNLLKMLADKGEEYTFAYIKANVLKKKKTGGL, encoded by the coding sequence ATGACATTGAAGAAGTTGCTGCATAATTTCAATGGGCATCTGCACACGGTTAATTCCCACAGAAGGCTGGTGAGAAAATACTGCTTTAAGCTTGGATTATACAGGCAGGGAATGATGCATGATTTGTCAAAATATTCGCCATCGGAGTTCATACCAGGAGTTAAGTACTATCAGGATGGACACAGAAGTCCTAATAATGCACAGCGTGAAGATGAAGGTGTTTCAAAGGCATGGCTGCATCATAAGGGCAGGAATAAACATCATTTTGAATACTGGATAGATTACGATGTCGATGGTAACAGCACTATTCTTGCAGGAATGAAAATGCCTGTGAAATATGTTGCTGAGATGTTTTGCGACAGAGTTGCAGCGAGCAGGATATATAATAAAGACAAGTACAAAGATTCAGATCCATTGGATTACTATATTAAGGGGCTTGGGCATTATATTATGCATCCGGAAACAGATGAGCTTCTTCACAATCTTTTGAAGATGCTTGCTGATAAAGGGGAAGAGTATACATTTGCATATATAAAAGCAAATGTGCTTAAGAAAAAGAAAACAGGCGGATTATAG
- a CDS encoding DUF4317 domain-containing protein, translating into MTRKELNEIKSQYTLEDCGILRLCGCYVDGERNKITQFNENFLNLPEEEKHKYFDIFKKTLSGTPGKNLVDMKFNVDAYADEGARTFLMNLRDSGLKDDRLLNEFYDRIINNYSYVGNYLILLINQVYDIPAVTTDNIEMDDASDEVYSYILCSICHVNLSKPGLGYDEEDNNFHDKKQNHMVDVPDVGFLFPAFNKRSADEDMTLFYTKDVSEFEDGLIDCLLDCAVPLPAKQQKETFTSLVNEALGEEADLEIVKNIHENLEQIIEEKKQESPAPVMLDKTEMKDLLEKSGVKEEKLENFEEHFEMAAGEHGKLVASNVSSGKKFEVKTPDVVIKINSDKTDIVSTQIIDGRQCLVIQIDERLEVNGISVNPDTGEVIDRTADGYVE; encoded by the coding sequence ATGACACGAAAAGAACTTAATGAAATTAAATCACAATATACATTAGAGGACTGTGGAATATTAAGGTTATGCGGATGCTATGTTGATGGTGAGCGAAATAAGATAACACAGTTTAATGAGAATTTTCTTAATCTTCCGGAAGAGGAGAAGCATAAATATTTTGATATATTTAAGAAGACTCTTTCAGGAACACCAGGAAAGAATCTGGTTGATATGAAGTTTAATGTCGATGCGTATGCTGATGAGGGCGCAAGAACATTTTTAATGAATTTAAGAGACAGCGGTCTTAAGGATGACAGACTTCTTAACGAATTCTATGACAGGATTATCAATAATTACAGCTATGTTGGTAATTATCTGATTCTTCTAATTAATCAGGTATATGATATTCCTGCGGTTACTACTGATAATATAGAGATGGATGATGCATCTGATGAGGTTTACAGCTACATTTTATGCAGTATATGTCATGTGAATCTTTCTAAGCCGGGGCTTGGGTATGATGAGGAGGACAATAATTTCCATGATAAGAAGCAGAATCATATGGTAGATGTACCTGATGTGGGATTTCTGTTCCCGGCATTTAATAAGAGAAGTGCAGATGAGGATATGACTCTTTTCTATACTAAAGATGTCAGTGAATTTGAGGACGGGCTTATCGACTGCCTGCTTGACTGTGCGGTTCCGCTTCCTGCAAAGCAGCAGAAGGAAACATTTACATCACTTGTTAATGAGGCACTTGGTGAAGAGGCTGACCTTGAGATTGTGAAGAATATTCATGAAAATCTTGAGCAGATTATAGAAGAGAAGAAGCAGGAAAGTCCGGCACCGGTTATGCTTGATAAAACTGAGATGAAGGATCTGTTGGAAAAAAGTGGTGTTAAAGAGGAAAAGCTTGAGAATTTCGAGGAGCACTTTGAGATGGCTGCCGGTGAACATGGAAAGCTTGTTGCATCAAATGTTTCATCTGGTAAGAAATTTGAAGTGAAAACGCCGGATGTTGTCATAAAGATTAATTCAGATAAGACAGATATTGTGAGTACACAGATAATTGATGGAAGACAGTGCCTTGTAATTCAGATTGACGAGAGACTTGAGGTTAATGGGATTTCAGTTAATCCTGATACAGGTGAGGTTATAGATAGAACCGCTGATGGATATGTAGAATAA
- the sdaAA gene encoding L-serine ammonia-lyase, iron-sulfur-dependent, subunit alpha codes for MAEYHSISDLVKLSINNKQELWQVVLTGQARDKLMSERDVFAQMKKMYQAMKSADEQYDQQLRSPSKMAGGDGYKMRIYNESGRNICGDFIGVVMEKALKMGESNACMKRIVAAPTAGSCGVIPAVLLSYEKCFGVTEDECVKALLIAAGIGAVIAENASIAGAAGGCQAEIGSASAMAAAGLAYMQGADSEGCANALALALKSMLGLTCDPVCGLVEVPCIKRNVSGAVNAITAAQMTMAGIKSVIPADEVIDSMRRIGNDMPVCLKETGEGGLAITPTAKVYKQKLNNIDN; via the coding sequence ATGGCAGAATATCATTCAATCAGTGACCTTGTGAAATTAAGTATTAATAATAAGCAGGAATTATGGCAGGTTGTTCTTACGGGACAAGCACGTGACAAGCTAATGTCTGAAAGAGATGTATTTGCACAGATGAAAAAGATGTATCAGGCTATGAAGAGCGCAGATGAGCAATATGACCAGCAGTTGAGGTCACCAAGTAAAATGGCTGGTGGTGATGGATATAAAATGCGAATTTATAATGAGTCTGGCAGAAATATATGTGGTGATTTTATTGGTGTGGTTATGGAAAAAGCATTAAAGATGGGGGAATCGAATGCATGCATGAAGAGAATAGTAGCAGCACCTACAGCAGGTTCATGTGGTGTTATTCCGGCTGTATTACTGTCTTATGAAAAATGTTTTGGCGTTACAGAAGATGAATGTGTAAAAGCGTTATTAATTGCGGCCGGAATAGGTGCGGTAATTGCTGAAAATGCATCTATTGCAGGAGCAGCAGGTGGCTGTCAGGCAGAGATTGGTTCGGCAAGTGCAATGGCAGCGGCGGGACTGGCTTATATGCAGGGAGCAGATAGTGAAGGATGTGCAAATGCCCTGGCACTTGCTTTAAAGAGTATGCTGGGGCTGACATGTGATCCGGTTTGCGGATTAGTTGAGGTTCCATGTATAAAGAGAAATGTTTCTGGGGCAGTCAATGCAATTACGGCGGCACAGATGACAATGGCGGGTATAAAGAGCGTAATTCCTGCAGACGAGGTTATAGATTCCATGAGAAGGATAGGTAATGACATGCCGGTATGTCTTAAAGAAACAGGTGAAGGTGGACTGGCAATAACACCAACTGCAAAAGTGTATAAGCAAAAGTTAAATAATATTGACAACTAA
- the sdaAB gene encoding L-serine ammonia-lyase, iron-sulfur-dependent subunit beta encodes MDIFDIIGPVMVGPSSSHTAGAVRIGYIAGKLMGEPIAKAEILLYGSFLATGKGHGTRKALVAGLLGMKPDDMRIPDSFEIAKEHGIEVVFGESALRDAHPNTAQIFLTSVTGKNLEVVGESLGGSRINIAQIDGISTNFSGDYPTLVVHNMDQPGHVAEVTSMLAHKSVNIAAMQLYRAGRGGNSVMVLECDQEVPEEGINWLRHAEGVVKVTYLGLE; translated from the coding sequence ATGGATATATTTGACATAATAGGACCTGTGATGGTTGGTCCGTCAAGCTCACATACAGCAGGTGCTGTCAGAATTGGTTACATTGCAGGAAAACTTATGGGAGAGCCGATTGCAAAAGCAGAAATTCTTCTATATGGATCGTTTCTGGCAACAGGAAAAGGACATGGAACAAGGAAGGCACTTGTTGCCGGACTTCTTGGAATGAAACCGGATGATATGAGAATTCCGGACAGTTTTGAGATTGCTAAGGAGCATGGTATAGAGGTTGTTTTCGGAGAATCAGCATTAAGAGATGCACATCCGAATACAGCCCAGATTTTCCTGACATCTGTAACTGGTAAGAATCTTGAAGTTGTTGGTGAATCACTTGGAGGATCACGAATTAATATTGCTCAGATTGACGGTATATCTACGAATTTTTCAGGTGATTATCCGACACTTGTTGTGCATAACATGGATCAGCCTGGACATGTGGCAGAAGTTACATCAATGCTTGCACACAAATCAGTTAATATTGCTGCCATGCAGTTGTACAGGGCTGGCAGAGGCGGCAATTCAGTTATGGTGCTTGAGTGTGACCAGGAAGTGCCAGAGGAGGGAATTAACTGGTTAAGACATGCAGAAGGTGTTGTCAAGGTGACTTATCTTGGCTTGGAATAA
- a CDS encoding MATE family efflux transporter: MQSDFSQGKVWKNVINQAIPLMVAQLIQILYNVVDRIYIGHLPVIGSNALTGIGLVFPITTLVAAFTNLFSTGGVPLFSMARGAKEEKKAELILGQVVSLLFITSLALMALCYIFKRPVLFLFGASEETYVYADQYLKIYLLGTIFSVLSTGLNGFINAQGYPKKGMMTVMLGAIINLILDPVFIYGLHMGVYGAAIATVISQGVSFAWVLSFFMGEKTFYHIKKENLILKARMFGKITSLGISGFVMQGTNCLVQIVCNKMLFMYGGDMYVGIMTVINSVREILSVPGSTLGSGAQPVLGYNYGAKQYERVRKAIRFTAAIGFLYMLIAWLAVIIFPKEILSVFTTDKAMINLGEHALKLYFFGFFFMSFQFVGQSTFTALGCAKRAVFFSIFRKVIIVVPLTIILPMLGLGVEGVFIAEPVSNAIGGLASFTTMYFTLYKKLPE, from the coding sequence ATGCAAAGTGATTTTTCACAGGGAAAAGTCTGGAAAAATGTTATTAATCAGGCAATTCCGCTTATGGTCGCACAGCTTATACAGATTCTGTACAATGTTGTTGACCGGATATACATTGGGCATCTTCCTGTTATTGGAAGCAATGCTTTAACAGGAATAGGACTGGTTTTTCCTATTACAACACTTGTTGCGGCATTTACTAATCTGTTTTCAACAGGTGGTGTGCCGCTCTTTTCTATGGCAAGAGGAGCAAAAGAAGAAAAGAAAGCGGAACTTATACTAGGACAGGTTGTATCACTGCTTTTTATTACATCGCTGGCACTTATGGCGTTATGCTATATATTTAAAAGACCAGTACTGTTCCTTTTCGGAGCAAGTGAAGAAACTTATGTATATGCTGACCAGTATCTTAAAATATATCTTCTGGGAACGATATTTTCAGTGCTTTCAACCGGACTTAATGGATTTATTAATGCGCAGGGATATCCTAAAAAGGGCATGATGACAGTTATGCTTGGTGCAATTATTAATCTCATTCTTGATCCAGTGTTCATATATGGGCTTCATATGGGCGTTTATGGTGCAGCAATAGCAACAGTAATAAGCCAGGGGGTGTCTTTTGCGTGGGTTTTAAGCTTTTTTATGGGGGAGAAAACATTTTACCATATAAAAAAAGAAAATCTGATTCTGAAAGCACGAATGTTTGGAAAGATTACATCTCTTGGAATATCAGGATTTGTTATGCAGGGAACTAACTGCCTTGTGCAGATTGTATGTAATAAAATGCTGTTTATGTATGGCGGGGATATGTATGTAGGAATTATGACTGTAATTAATTCAGTCAGGGAGATTCTTTCTGTTCCTGGTAGTACACTTGGTAGTGGAGCACAACCTGTTCTTGGCTACAATTATGGTGCAAAGCAATACGAAAGAGTCAGAAAAGCAATAAGATTTACGGCTGCGATTGGATTTTTATATATGCTTATTGCGTGGCTTGCTGTAATTATATTTCCGAAAGAGATTCTGTCGGTATTTACAACGGATAAGGCAATGATTAATTTAGGAGAACATGCATTGAAGCTGTATTTCTTTGGGTTTTTCTTTATGTCGTTCCAGTTCGTGGGACAGTCGACATTTACAGCTCTTGGATGTGCGAAGAGAGCTGTGTTCTTTTCAATATTCAGGAAGGTTATAATTGTTGTTCCGCTTACAATTATTCTTCCTATGCTTGGACTTGGAGTTGAAGGAGTGTTTATTGCTGAGCCGGTATCTAATGCAATAGGTGGTCTGGCAAGCTTTACTACAATGTATTTTACACTTTACAAAAAACTGCCGGAATAG
- a CDS encoding acyl-[acyl-carrier-protein] thioesterase, with protein sequence MVFNYTYRIGLEDCGRENKATNRAILTILEDIAGLHSATVGLGLNEINETGCAWVVLNWQMKIIRRPAYNDELTVYTWSTSADKLFAERDFRITDKNGETIVIATSRWLYMDINRRRPVRITPEIMDRYESEPEIHVFTEKVNRIDPPDTGYIEIPYNILRRDVDYLGHMHNISYLDAAYDVMPEEYFNGPQFNFVSIEYRKELLRNDEVKAHFYKIDKGCIISLNTDKINAVIMLKY encoded by the coding sequence ATGGTATTTAATTACACATACAGAATTGGTCTTGAAGATTGTGGAAGGGAAAATAAGGCTACTAACAGGGCTATTCTTACTATTTTGGAGGATATTGCAGGCTTGCATTCTGCTACAGTAGGGCTTGGACTTAATGAAATCAATGAAACAGGCTGTGCATGGGTTGTTTTGAACTGGCAGATGAAAATTATAAGGCGCCCTGCATATAATGATGAATTAACTGTTTATACATGGTCAACATCCGCAGATAAGCTGTTTGCGGAGAGAGATTTCAGGATTACTGATAAGAATGGTGAAACAATTGTTATTGCGACATCACGCTGGTTATATATGGATATTAACAGGAGAAGACCGGTAAGAATTACACCGGAAATAATGGACAGATATGAATCAGAGCCTGAAATACATGTGTTTACTGAAAAAGTAAACAGAATAGATCCTCCAGACACTGGTTATATTGAAATTCCATATAATATATTAAGGAGAGATGTTGATTATCTTGGTCATATGCATAATATCAGTTATCTGGATGCTGCTTATGATGTAATGCCAGAAGAATATTTTAACGGACCACAATTCAACTTTGTAAGTATTGAATATCGTAAGGAATTGCTTAGAAATGATGAGGTAAAAGCACATTTTTATAAAATTGACAAAGGATGTATAATATCTTTAAATACGGATAAGATAAATGCAGTAATTATGCTGAAATATTAG
- a CDS encoding ParA family protein, whose translation MAEVISLINEKGGVGKSTSAITIAQILAISEYNVLLIDLDPQMNTTKMFGQAEANPDINYEHLFCVKQNNKDAVMNFITDTDYDNISILAASRELNSLIYKIYDKMKETNVELYLRYNLNLIKDEFDYIIIDNSPFKSYLTSCAMCASDKIITPICVDNFSYDGLMSLLDTIEELNDKYALSIEFAGIFMTRVAGRTTLFRQMYESYENMFGDRFLPISIRNCIAVNESNTTFEPLLTYDKKCPASLDYVELVNYLGLMDTPHYRKLAKYLKGEK comes from the coding sequence ATGGCAGAAGTAATTAGTTTAATTAATGAAAAAGGTGGAGTAGGAAAGTCTACCTCTGCAATAACTATTGCACAGATTTTAGCTATTTCAGAATACAACGTATTATTGATTGATCTTGATCCACAGATGAACACAACTAAAATGTTTGGACAGGCAGAAGCTAATCCTGATATTAATTATGAACATCTGTTTTGCGTAAAGCAAAATAATAAAGATGCCGTTATGAATTTTATAACAGATACAGACTACGATAATATATCTATTCTTGCTGCATCAAGGGAGCTTAACAGTCTTATATATAAGATATACGATAAAATGAAAGAAACTAATGTTGAACTTTATCTACGATATAATCTTAATCTTATTAAAGACGAATTTGATTATATTATAATAGACAATTCACCTTTTAAGTCTTATCTTACATCATGTGCAATGTGCGCAAGTGATAAAATTATTACACCTATCTGTGTAGATAATTTCTCTTATGATGGACTTATGTCTCTATTAGATACAATTGAAGAACTTAATGACAAATATGCACTAAGCATTGAATTTGCAGGTATATTTATGACTCGTGTAGCAGGAAGAACTACACTTTTCCGTCAGATGTATGAAAGTTATGAAAATATGTTCGGTGACAGATTTCTTCCAATTTCTATAAGGAACTGCATAGCTGTCAATGAATCAAACACTACATTTGAACCTTTGTTAACATATGACAAGAAGTGTCCGGCATCGCTTGATTATGTTGAACTTGTCAATTATCTTGGATTAATGGACACACCTCATTACCGTAAGCTTGCAAAATATCTGAAAGGAGAGAAGTAG
- a CDS encoding ParB/RepB/Spo0J family partition protein, with amino-acid sequence MAKKSFSAGTTKSGVLNNDGGEKLREIQAKAQYNFKYIPKEKIIPNPKNEQYSQDGIEALKESILVNGLRHNLSVLYDAETDLYRLISGERRYHAICQMTDKEYRDNFPAGIPCKVEKSDVNAIDEEIMLISANHDVRESSMEVKRWEVSRLLELYEAKKLKGEIKNIHAEIANQLNISERQARKYTTAEKLIPELSELLNSNGIDLNQADKFGKLDEDAQKTILSIIQKNGTIENAEFQSIKKLSEERADEAREYKKQLDSATKEIEDKEQTIRLLEQKISSIQQNDKPSNTEQDKDDMVKFAMLAKEKAEKEKAKMEAQVEKLKQQQKEKEQRQTSISDSELKRINSIAKLEQSLTLLENNFDILKNNKSVIKNDAELKIRVEILKDRLVDLIDNL; translated from the coding sequence ATGGCAAAGAAATCATTTAGTGCCGGAACAACTAAATCCGGTGTACTCAATAACGATGGTGGTGAAAAGCTCCGTGAAATACAGGCTAAAGCCCAGTATAATTTTAAATACATTCCAAAAGAAAAGATTATTCCAAATCCTAAGAATGAGCAGTATTCACAGGATGGAATAGAAGCACTCAAAGAAAGTATTCTTGTAAATGGTCTGCGTCACAATCTGTCTGTTTTATATGATGCTGAAACAGACCTATACAGACTTATTTCTGGTGAAAGAAGATATCATGCCATATGCCAGATGACTGATAAAGAATACCGGGATAACTTTCCTGCAGGAATACCTTGTAAAGTAGAGAAATCTGATGTAAATGCTATTGATGAAGAAATTATGCTTATTTCCGCCAATCATGATGTCAGAGAATCAAGTATGGAAGTAAAAAGATGGGAAGTAAGCCGTTTATTAGAACTCTATGAAGCCAAGAAATTAAAAGGTGAAATTAAAAATATACACGCTGAAATTGCTAACCAGCTTAATATCTCTGAAAGACAGGCAAGAAAATATACAACAGCCGAGAAGCTTATACCAGAACTTTCTGAATTACTTAATTCTAATGGCATTGATCTTAATCAGGCAGATAAATTCGGCAAACTTGATGAAGATGCACAGAAAACAATTCTTTCTATTATTCAGAAGAATGGAACTATTGAAAATGCGGAATTCCAGTCTATAAAAAAATTATCAGAAGAACGTGCCGATGAAGCAAGAGAGTATAAGAAGCAGCTCGATTCAGCAACGAAAGAAATCGAAGATAAGGAACAGACAATCCGGTTATTAGAACAGAAAATCAGTTCTATACAGCAAAATGATAAGCCATCTAATACTGAACAGGACAAAGATGACATGGTTAAATTCGCAATGCTGGCAAAAGAAAAAGCCGAAAAGGAAAAGGCTAAGATGGAAGCCCAGGTAGAAAAGCTTAAGCAGCAGCAAAAGGAAAAAGAACAGCGACAGACATCTATCTCTGATTCTGAATTAAAAAGAATAAATTCAATTGCCAAGCTTGAACAGTCTTTAACCTTATTAGAAAATAATTTTGACATTCTTAAAAATAATAAATCAGTTATAAAAAATGATGCTGAGCTTAAAATAAGAGTTGAAATTTTAAAAGACAGACTGGTTGACCTTATAGATAACCTTTAA